A single genomic interval of Canis lupus dingo isolate Sandy chromosome 6, ASM325472v2, whole genome shotgun sequence harbors:
- the LITAFD gene encoding lITAF domain-containing protein, producing the protein MGSATPIQSVCPYCGNYIITVTNPVPGTLTWLLCTGFFVFGCFLGCCLLPFCVDSLMDVKHTCPVCQHELFRYRRL; encoded by the exons ATGGGGTCTGCTACCCCCATACAGTCCGTATGTCCCTACTGCGGGAACTACATCATCACAGTGACCAACCCGGTCCCGGGGACCCTCACCTGGCTGCTGTGTACAGGCTTCTTTGTGTTTGG GTGCTTCCTGGgctgctgcctcctccccttctgtgTGGACAGCCTGATGGACGTGAAGCACACATGCCCCGTGTGCCAGCACGAGCTCTTCCGCTACCGTCGCCTGTGA